caaagtcagccctgcggtcaccaacccgcctgcccagcgtagtgactatgggcaacacacatgagttcatgcaaATTTTGGCACATACTTGtggcggcctatgtccagcaatggactgcaatggTAATAATGATTGTTGCTGCGTAATACTTCACTTCACTCATTCACTTTAAATAATACACCTCTGCTGTTGGAACTGATTTATTGAAGTTAAATTTGAcctttatattacattttaaagaaaACGTTTGCACGATTTAATTGCATTGTAATGACATCTATTGACTTCAAAATGAAACTAGCTTATTACTGTAACTTAATTATGTTTAGTGACATCTATTGACATATTTAggaacttttaatatttaaatcaatttgttTGATGGGTGGGGGATcctcaattataaaatttaacactattttaataatttatttataaaatttagcgTGAGAACTAGCTACTTAAATCTGTATTAAACAATGATATTATTTTCACCTCACGTGCCTTATATCATTTCTTAAGCAGTAGAATGCGACAATCCAATTAATTTACAAACTTTAAAAGTTTCAACAGTatcaaaaatagtaattattgtaaatttttaaatgtcaaataaaaaacacaataacaTGGGAAATtcgatttatttacaactaatgatcatataaaaatttatcgcATAGTATTCTGTTACAATCTGAGTCCTATGCACAAATGTCTGCGACTACGTCGATAGTACTAGCGGTACAAGCGCTCAATTCCACGACTaaacattactaaaaaaaaaacaaggaaaaaaattgtatcgaagataatttatacaaaaataaagcttctttaataatttattatcaaaataacaattttaaacaaacttcATCGACCTTGAATCGGACGATGAGAGTTACGACTGAAATGTTTCTATATTTACACATCAAATGATAATATATAACGATACATCTAGTGTACGAGCTAGTTTTAAAACGTTTGAGATCAATCTCTCTCGTTCAGTAACCAGTCTAGTTACATTTCACTTACACTGCTAAACAAATGAGTGACTTTCTTTACAAAACTCCTCAAGCACGTCTTCCGTGATATTAAAAtgctataaataaatcaaattacaatataattatataaaataataaaattcaaaaataaagcGTCACTAAGTGACAGCGTCGGTTGTTTCACACTGTTTAActcatcataattatttttatataccacGGCGCTTATAACATTTCACGGAGTAAATTGCTATAATAGTTTTATACACTTCATCATTTTATACTTAacgatttatattaattattcaataagCAAGAATATAACACGCAGTCAAATATCATTCTAAATCCGACACACATCCCAATTTGTTTCAAAAAACGTGACATCGATCCTTGTTTATAATAAGACGAATATAAATAGTTACGTACACAAAAACTACAAGATAATAATCACAACGaattctattaattatatattacatacttttaATCCCTCATCAGACAagggttttaaaaaaaataacagatatttattagtaaaagtAGTCAATGAAATTTCTAACTGAATACATTTATGGAATCTGATTTGAAGTATGTTTGGACTGAATTTACATTTGACGCGATATTTATATAGAAAGCAATTTTCATTTCAGTTTCATTTACAgaatttgtaacaatattttcattGCGTTGTCTTGTTGTATGAACACAATCATGTTATCATATCAATTGAAAGCTCTCTTTGTTAATAGTCTTCTTGATAGCAGTGTATCTGGAGTACATCCAACACATTACAATTTaacctgtaatattccactgctgggcatatgcctctttctctaGGAGTTttatccaccatgctgctccacagCTGTTTGGTGGATACTACACTGATTACTTAACTGTAATGTATTAATTAGTCTCTGGAGCTCTTGCATCATTCTCACTTACGGTCCACCAGATATTATTGCAAGAAGAATAACCAAAAAAGAGAGGAGATGTGAAGAAATGCCTAATGCACGGACTCCTAGAATGGTAGACAGTAATAAATGTAGATTCCGCATCATGGAAATAGGAACAGAAGTCCCGTATATCATTCGTGATCCCGTTACTACAtcgaatatcttttttttagacGATATAATTTCCGAGACCTTCAAGCATTTTAATACTCTTAATGAGCGAAACTGCagaatgaaaaagaaaatatattaagtatacaaGTAGCGATTCAAATTTCAAACACTCTTTGTGTACGGTAGTTAGAGAAATTTTACTGTTACCCGCGTCGTTTCATTTTTACACACATATTATTTAGTTGGTGACtacaaatttttgtatataaataaatttctaacaaAATATTATCTGCCTGTTTGCTATTCTAATTTTTGACACCACACGAGTGgttattttaaagattattaatttattttccacTGCAAGTTAAAAGTTTGAGATCACAAGATGCAACTCAaagacatgtatttttttataaccgaTACGCGACAAAAGTTGCCGTGATATTCAAGACTATATCTTTAGCGCGTTATGTTTGTCTTTCACGTAATAACTCATATAATTATCTCAATGTTGTTGAATTTCGAAGCAAGTCATTTAGTGGCTCCGTGATCATTCTCATTGCAGGCCGTGTCACCTTTTCACAACACTAGTCAACTCCAATATACCCACGtttagtttaaatttgtaactgaaaattatatataaaaaaaaaaaaaaaacgattatgcTTTAGACCAGACTACAGAAGTAAGACTTACGAACCCCCCCTCTCTCTCTCAACCCCCtttctttttctatcttcactaactcatatctccctgtcaacttccgttcacctcaccAGATCACACTTTTCTTAACACTCATTTACAGCTtacaagtcaagcgtgcgtaaagatgtTTTGCTTCAATAAATCATAAACAAAATCGTTCGTCGTTCGTTCAACATCGTTCTTTGCATTAATCTATTTTTACGCGTATTTGAGTATtagtagtttattattttgGGATATTCTTCCAGCTCACTCGAATTGCTTCACTTTGTGTTAATGTCGAGACCGGCGCAAGACCACTAATTCCATCGATCTCTTACTATAGCTGtatattagtatttttgtaacttttcaACATACTTTTCATCTATTTCTAAGAAATCTTTTCATAATTTTGAAGTGTATTGGACCCTTGTTTTCttgaaaaataactatattactATCATTGTTTAGAAGGACTAGCATCTTTTTCgtttgtttttcaaaattacaTCAACTCGGTACTAAGAAGAGGTCGTACTTTGGTAGAGCCACCATCATATCATTATCAAAGAATGATCTCAACACCCTGCCAGTATCCAGAATATTGAACAGTCAAATATCCCGGTTGTTTGCGATCTTCATCTAACCCAGGGGTTCCAAAACTTGTTTTGTCTACTGtccactaagagaataaattattttatatatattgctccctttgagcaatcttttaatgaatattagttgatgttcacaagttgtagtcgagagtccttatagattaaatgacaaatcgccccCCAAGCCTCCACACAAtgccaccattttttttctaggtctcttaccccccccccctttagtactgcagcgcccacaaggggtgttatcgcccactttgggacaCACTGATCTAACCTCTAATGCacgtctgtttttttttaacattcacacacggtcgtctgttcctaaggtaagcaaattaatgctaaTTCTAGataacagtcgactgatatatatggatttttttataaacatacatggaaacaatacatatataaagatataaatacaaatattacacccagactaagGCGGGTATCGAAACCACAACCCGTGGAGCAGAAAGCCCACTactttcactgaggtagggcacagcagtaatttcctgctcaaaatatggagcagcccgactggggaagtacttcggccttacagaagatcacagcaaataatactgttttcctgttggtgattaaggtgaccagagctcctggggggattgggtcggcaacgcgcttgcgatgcttccggtgttgcaggcgtctataagctacggtaatcgcttgccatcaggtgagccgtacgcttgtttgccgacctagtgacacaaaaataaaaactgcgccaacggactagtcgtctgttccaacggccatcggtctgCGACAAACATGATCAATCCACTGCCAATTCAACTTGCTGATTCTATGAGCTTACATTTTTTATCAGTGGCTTTGTTTTTTTAGCGTATAGTCTCTTTCTGATAGAATCTTCAATCTTCGAGATATTTCCAGCGCAGCCCTTTCCGTAGCACGTTTGGAAACTCCACATTTGTGCACTGTATCATCAGTATTGGCTTTATATGTTAACACAAGTAGCATGCATTGCTCGGAGCATTTAATTTGTATTGGTATACACATATCGTATCATATTTGACATACTAatgtctaaattattatttcttttggaAGTTTGGCAACAAATATACAAAAGGATGACccttaaagtaaaacttataaacTACAGCACACAAATTTTTAGTAGTCACTGAagtaaatatgatattttattggTGGTCTCAAACTTTTGACCGACAGCATATTTAAATATGGTAAGGATGTTATTtctcgattaaataaaattaaaaaagcctAACTTTAGAACGTGATTATCAATCATTGAAATATAAACGCTTAATTTAGTGCTCTACgtgttaatgtaaaaataaattctatcattatattttatttatcggaATATTTTATAGTCTTTTTATACTTgtactatttttatacaaaaagattgttatacaatgaaatataattattatcatacgTCAGTTTCACATTGTGATGGCAGGTTACATTCGATTTATATGTTCTCGTCAATACCATGGTTAGCTGCCGTGAAGCTCAAAATTACAAtttgggcacagcaggaaatgtcctgctcaaaattggagcagcccaactgggaagtaccttacagaagatcacagctaaataatactgcttttaagcagtgttgtgttcctgttggtgagtaaggtgaagagaacttgcgatgcttctggtattgcagatgtctataagctacggtaatcgcttaccattaggtgagctgtacgcttgtttgctggtttggttctaaaaaaaaaaaaactaacccaGGCTGGGTTTAAAAAATACTGATGACACCATATGAGACAATGATACTTAAGTGGTGAGTAATAATACCAGACTTGTGATCTTTTGAAACGCCATGTTAATGTAAAGGTATGTATggttagtaatttaatttaattctttcattagaaaatataattttggtcTGTTTCAACAGAATGGCACGATTGACAGACGATGGTTTTTAGAATACATTCATTACACATATATGATAGTAGATACGGCCTCTACGTTCTAAATACACCTTGTATTAATTTGGCACATCTAAAGCCATTAAAATCGAGGGTTTCGTTGAGCAAGCCTTCGGACGGTTACTGGTGTTGTTACGTCactatatttcaataaatgtacTACAACCTCTTACTTCATCTAAGACCTGAATCGAATAAGCTATTTCTATCCTAAAGCATATGTCGGTATTGGACTTGTTTTACAGCTAGAGAAATTATACGAATTACATATAATTCGACTAAGTGCGCTCGCGCAGTATTTCGTCATATGTTTCCACGGCAGTAATCATGCCATCAACGAGAAACTTGTACATGGAAGCGTGATAATGACATGTATCGAATGAATTCGACCGACTAGGGACTCTTGCGAGTGGGGTGGGACAGAGGAGTTTAGGGAGGGTCGGTTGGGGGAGTTTGGTGGGGTGAATTGGAGGATTTTAGGGGGTCAAGTAGTCCCCTACTTTTTTTAGTGGGACTAGTTGGGGATTTCGAGGGGGTCAGTAAGGGGAGTTAAGGTGGTTAGTTGGAAGATTAGAGGATCAGTTGGAGGAGTTTAGGAGGGTCGATTTGAGGAGGGAAGGTCAGTGGCAGTAGGTGTGCAGGTGGCAATTTAGGAGCGGAAGAAGCGCACGGCCCGCACGACGTACTGGCGGCAGATGGGGCACTCGGCCAGCTGCTTGGAGCAGGCGGTGCAGGCGGCGATGTGGCCGCACTCCAGCAGCACGCACTCCAGCGGCGCCGCCATGCAGATCTTGCAGCTCTCCTCGAACGGCAGGTTGTCGATCTCTGCAGGAGTGACGGGATTCATAAATagacgcttcacactcaactgccctcaacatacacaatacacaaacacccagaacacgacaaacatatggcctatacaaatatctgtcgtgagcggggattaAGCCTGCGTCGATATGTCAATAACGTTACTTAAGAGACAAAGATAGCTTAACTAATAATTTTGGTCTAAactttatatgtacatttttggATTTATAGACTATATGTTTCCTATGATGAGTAACGACcgaagcttaacgtgctcttcgaggcacggtagggagactgacaaggacagacatccgaaccggaaagaaatatatttacgtatataaatatcaatCTCGATCTGGAATCAAACCCGctaaccgtcggtgttttaggcgaccaTTCGAACCACTACACCAAACCGGTTGTTACTTGTTTAAAACGGTCATATACCAGAAAGCAGTGCCTCACCGTCCCGGTACTTGGCGTGGTCGGCCCACAGAGGTGTATAGTGTGCCTCACCGTCCCGGTACTTGGCGTGGTCGGCCCACAGAGGTGTATAGTGTGCCTCACCGTCCCGGTACTTGGCGTGGTCGGCCCACAGAGGTGTATAGTGTGCCTCACCGTCCCGGTACTTGGCGTGGTCGGCCCACAGAGGTGTATAGTGTGCCTCACCGTCCCGGTACTTGGCGTGGTCGGCCCACAGAGGTGTATAGTGTGCCTCACCGTCCCGGTACTTGGCGTGGTCGGCCCACAGAGGTGTATAGTGTGCCTCACCGTCCCGGTACTTGGCGTGGTCGGCCCACAGAGGTGTATAGTGTGCCTCACCGTCCCGGTACTTGGCGTGGTCGGCCCACAGCGTGCGCGCGCGCTGCAGCAGGTCGGCGCGCTCGAGACAGCCGCGGAACTCCACGCGGTTGCGCGCCAGCAGCTCCTTCAGCTGCTTCACGCTCAGGCGCTCCAGTTGTGACGGCTGGCTGATCTGTTCCAGCGTCAGCTGGCTAGGGCTGTCTGGAACATATATGAGGAACGATTCGAGCGCTTATTGAGCAAACTGTTTAACAATGTGTTATAGTAATGGTTTGCAGCAGATAATTCTCTTACACTTGTGGACGCGGGTTCAATACCCACTCAAGAAAAACATTTGTGTAATCCATATATACAGATGCTTGTCGTTGTCTGAGTATTTGTActtgttatttatgtgttttcggacctccaatacaggagaaaatcctattgGCCTAGCTAGGCTtagctgttgagtgtgaagtgtttgtattatttatttttaattcaactaGGTACAATCAAATTcgtaatatttatgaaaatactttACTGGGCTTTGTCTATAATAATAAAGGGTCTCATTCTTATGATGTAAAGTTAACACCGAGATTAACTAAATAGTACAAAACTACAATGCTATAAAGCAAAAGGTAAGTACAGACCACTGCCTTCGACGGACGGTGCGGACAGCAGGGGCTCGTCCTGTAGACTGGCGGTGTCGCTGTCGCGTGAGGTGGCCGACTCGCTGCGGCGAAGCTCCAGTTCGGAAGCTGCGCGCCGCGGCATGCCCTCCGCGCCCAGAGCACCCGTCGCACCCGTCACATCCGTCACATCCGTCACATTCGTCGCACCCGTCACATCCGTCACATTCGTCGCACCCGTCGCACCCGCCACACCCGCTGCTGTCAGCAGCACCTCCGAGTCTGACAGTAAAACACGCACTTTTAGTTGCTAGACATAGACTTGGACGCATAAACAACTATAGCTGCAACTTTTTCGCTAAGGGGATGTCTTTTAATATCGATTCGTACATATGGCGAAGGAAGCGAAACGAAAGTCTATTTTTTGGAACtgtcttatttagtaaataagcCCTTGCCAATACGTAATtaacgttttttccgcatttatcactcacattcacaacacattagcgtacagacatttgtaaaactcaatttactatttatttcactaaaaagaaataataatttatcatgttgttgttttaaaatttatccccaatagggaaaggcaaaggactataatccatacagcctagtctgaataataatttatcattttaaacacataaaaacagttaaaatacgaatttagagagtacagataattaatatttttgaatatgacatttcaatatctttttttataaggcaaatagggatgtggtcataatatttttggaGGTGAATGaatataagtgaatgaacagcatgagcgataaaataagCCGTGtcctttacctatattttaaattttcacgaaacataatttgttaataagttataaaacaatgttaccgtaaagcgatttgttgttatgttttatatattgtattttttctttttctctatgTTGAAcgtaaaaaaatgcttacaaaatattacaaatgtcaatcttttatagtaagtgtttattgtaaaggttttattttatattttgaatatttctgaatatcaatttcaccctgaacatttAGTAGTATAGCACATAACACTGGCTaaaagtttactgtagttcacaggaaaatttAGTGGGAGCAtaggatgagacttaggattatCCAACGAGAGCTTCGTGAAACACTATGTTATTAGTCCTATTGTTTAGATGttagagtgtgccgccggcattttttattcatagtaaatacaaataatgtgacaataatactaatagCGTCGACTTTTTTTTCTAGATACAGGCCACCCTAGTGTGTTGTAAATTGTATTCGTCTTTTTACCGatcattttacataaacgaaatataaatttgaaaaaaaaatatttttttttttttgtaattctgtacctctactaattcttagcaaaaatattcaatatattatcaggTTTTGAAATCTGCACCAATTTTAATCTCACCTCGCACAATCGCAACTAGCTAGCTAGAGAGTAATAGTACCGTTGGGTAGAGGGTCAGCGGGCCTCGTGACGAACTCCCAGCCAGTGTCGTCGAGGTCCTCTATCTCGAAGCAGTCGGTGGTGTCCCGCGCGGGCACCTCGGCCTCACACTCGCCTTCCTCCACACCACTCTCACTCACTGGCCTCATCTCAGGTACAGGGACTCGCATGTCTCGTACATCTCGCTCACCACCTGATAGAACACATTATTAAATGTTTGCTCATTAATTGCGTAAACCAACCAATAAATCAGAATTTTCCAAGAGATATTATTTGAAGAAGAATCTGACAGaggttacatacatatatttttatcatcatcgaTTAATATGTGAGTAGTAAAATTATTCAACAACCAGGAATACAGCGGCATGATGGGTTATGTTCTTACTTTTCTTGTCTATGTTCTTACAGGCCTTTCTGATTTCCAAATTGGTCAGTTCGTTgtgacaatttttataatatcatattgATATACCTGGCGTGGGTGTAAAGCGTCGGTCGGGAATGTTGACATTAGCTTCAGTTGAGCTTGCGTTCGCGTTTGTTGGAGAATGTGCGTGCGATGAATTAAAGCAACTACCTGCAAAgttaatatacaaattataattaagaaatatgatcacaaattatacaaaaaaaaaaactcagtaCAAAGAATAGTACATccatgtataaattttaaataatgtatttagcGAAATCAAAGAATTTATGAACTAACTTAATATGACTTTGTGGA
Above is a genomic segment from Melitaea cinxia chromosome 5, ilMelCinx1.1, whole genome shotgun sequence containing:
- the LOC123653774 gene encoding E3 ubiquitin-protein ligase rififylin, translating into MPCESCAVQFSVFKRKRACSECERFYCSGCLRRGGGTMCGPCRVLSTRPLYRQSISHLKVRDLQCFLQRQNVSTRGCVEKEELLSLCVSHVNSAAYRRRAPRSGASPFSTLKGITSNINEFINSAFDLRNPAHPAPPPNRSSCFNSSHAHSPTNANASSTEANVNIPDRRFTPTPGGERDVRDMRVPVPEMRPVSESGVEEGECEAEVPARDTTDCFEIEDLDDTGWEFVTRPADPLPNDSEVLLTAAGVGMPRRAASELELRRSESATSRDSDTASLQDEPLLSAPSVEGSDSPSQLTLEQISQPSQLERLSVKQLKELLARNRVEFRGCLERADLLQRARTLWADHAKYRDEIDNLPFEESCKICMAAPLECVLLECGHIAACTACSKQLAECPICRQYVVRAVRFFRS